The Scleropages formosus chromosome 15, fSclFor1.1, whole genome shotgun sequence genomic sequence ACCCCTTGGATTCATCTGCACAGCTCTTAGTGGGTGCCCACTCGGGCATGCAGCAAAAGCAGCTGGGGCGCGAGCCAGCGTAACCCAAGATGGCCTTGCTGCAGCACGCCATGTTACTGGCTTCGCTCCACCACCCTCACTTTTATTGGCCATGGGGCAGGAGGCATTCCATGAGTATGGACCATCTCAGAAGCAACCTGCAGGAGGCCCGGTGCACGAACAAACTGACAGGCAGGTGTACGAGCAGGGTGCAGACAGACTCGCAGGCTTACGATCGGAGGCAGAGCGGCCACCTGAAGACAAGTGATTGACGACCCCAAAGATCTCATCTCGGCAGGTGAGGCATGCGGCCAGGACAAATCCATCAAAAGCTTTGTCGCCACCATTGCTATTTGTGTAACAGCCTTCCCCACCCACCTCAAACTGCGCACATCTTGCCAAGAACCCACTCAAATTTCACGTTTTATTTTCTGGAATTTCTTGGATTATTGCTTGCGAAACGTCACTTCAGACATGCTCAAATGGACTTGCTTTCTCTTTTAAGCATTACCATCGATACCAACCTGCCCCCTGTCTTAACTTGCCACCAAGTATTTCCCTTGTGGGGGAGTAATGGCAGCCAGCCACTTGGTTTATACAGGGAGTGAGAGTACATTGTTCAGGAAAATATTTTGGCACCAGTGCATGTTTTTAAGCATGGCTTCCAGGGGGAAAAAGAGCATGTTTATTCAGAAGAGTCACTGGAGAGCTATTCCTTATAATTCATTAAGCGGATTACGCTACTGTAAATGTGccctttctccctttctttctaAAAGCGAGCATCGGAGTCATTGGTCAAAGTCGAGATAAGGCGGACACTTTGCTGACAAAAGGACACGTGTAACTGAACATGGAGCGCAAGAGGGATTTTTACACTACATCAAAGGCTTGCGCAACACACAGAGCACTACGTCAAAAAGTTTCCCTCGAACGCTTCTGTCACACCTACATATAACCATGCACGAGATAACCGGGAAAGGTTACAGGAGAGCGTGTTTAAACTGTTTTAGGCTTTGGCTGAGTTTCAACATGCATGTTTCACCGAGATAGAATGCGCGGGGAAAATTGCGGACTGCTGTGACTTTGTGAAAAGAAACTGCCTTAAGTGTTAACGGCAGAAAAGCGCAATTAAGGAGACGTGTATCTATAAGTGTACTCGGTATGTAAATAATGGGAACCCTAGGGTTTGTGAGGTATCGTGATGCGTGTCAATCCTTCGCCCTGCCAAACGATCCATTTAGGCAGCAGCCGAGACAATGACATTCTAGCCCAAGAGCACCTCTCTGTCATCTAACCTTCTATGAATGTGAATTCTCTGCTCAGGTTTCCAGGGTAACGGGGTGATGGAGAAGACAGGCAGCAGAAGCGTGTTGAGATACATTCCTAGAAGAACTTCACTCCTGCAGAGTGACACAAGCCTCCGGTACAGACAATGGTAAATATAGATGTCTTCGGGAGTACGACTCCGGAGCACATTCTATCGCAGCAAACAAGCAAGGATGGTCACAGGAGCAGGTATGATGGAGCAGACTGCTATACCAATTCAGTGCGAGACCAGTGTCGTCCAAGTACGATCCACGATAGCTTAACAGCCAAAGCAGCGCTCATCCTGTATCACCTCCTGGACACATAGCCAGTTACTCCTTCGTAAGCCAGGAAACAGGAATAGGACTGCAAAAAATTATCACTGCTTACTTTGGCCTCAAACTTACCATCTGACAATATGAGACTGACACATTACCTACTGCCCATGAGCAatggacttaccctgaattgatacagtaagattACTTTGATGTATAAAAGGATTAATAATTACAACGCCACTTAAACCTCATCTCTGCAAGACCGCTCAACAGGATCGCAGTACATATCTAGAGTAGCCATTGCTAGAgggggcaggtttggccagtgcctgctgtgtagcaggtctggggttcgagccctgctgggggcgccttctgacagactggtgtcctgtccagggtgtgtcccctccccttcggccttgcgccgtGTCTTACCGAGTTAgtctccagctcaccgtgaccccacttgggagaagcggttgtagacgttggttggttggttgcaTGTATGACTTGCACAGGGTGCAAAACTTGTACCTTGAACAGGTGATCTTGATGTAATTAGTCTGTGTTGTGATTCTTCTTGGTTGTTTATGCTGTGTCCTGGTATGACGAAGATAGGCAGGATATTAGGCATTGTTGGGGTCACGAGAGCAGAGTAACGTTATCAACCCTATGCTTGGAGGTGCCTATGGgtttttgctccttttaaaGTAATGTTTGCATCTCATTTCAATACCACAGACAGGATCGTGGCCTGCCTGTTTTCCACAAAACCCAGAGTACCCTCCCTAACCGCAATGGTCTGTGGCAAGTACTGTGGCCACGCCTGTACCGAGTCCAGCGGTTGCCCATTCCATTCATGACGGTTGCTGTGGTAGCCATGTTTTACCACCAAACAAGACACTGGTAGAACCGCCAGGCAGCAGAATCCTCCAAATGAAAGATTTCAAGACAGCATTAAAACAAGTGATTCCATAACAACATTTCAGTAGATTCGAGTGAAGAAGCTTTCCCAGGATAGAATAACATAAGATTTGGGGATGTGGCATTCTACCCACAGTCGTAATATAGCTTAACGACCAGGGAGTCTTCAGAACATGCCAGAAAATGCTCGTCAACCACATCCTTTACCTGCCAGCAGTTGGGTGTAATGGTTTTCTAACAACCCTGATGACACATTAAAAGTCTTCAATAGACCATGAAAGATAATGCTTTTGAGAGCAGGTGCCAAATGACCTGTCTGAAGGAATACAAAGTGGTCAGTTTCCAGAGAGGGCTGCAAGGAGAACAGTGATAATTCATTGGCCTTTTGCACCCGAATGGAACACACCCGTTTGACGGCAGCCATCCTTACTCAATGTCTCTACTCCAGCAGGCCAGAAATAAACTAGACTCTCTGCAATTCTAGACCCAgcataaaaaaacagcaccgTCACATACCACATAACTATGGTACAAGTAAAGGGCTTCTCTCCACTGAAATGATGCTAATGGAGTTCTCCTCCCCAGCCGTTCACATAACCGTTTTCTTATGTTTAACTGACAAATTACTCTAGACAATAGCTTCTTGCTATTGCTTTGCACATTGTCCGAGCAAGTTGGCACAACTGGAGTAAAACTGCCGTTCTGGTTTGGGAAGAACGTGTCTACGCTGGAGAAAAGTCACGTTAAAGTGATCAAATTTGCTTTTGCATACGGACACACTCGCACTGAAATTAACCCCGACACTGCTCAGATTATGTACTTTTCCAGGCTTTGTGGCGCTAAATTACACCGGGAGCAGGGTGTTCTAGGTTTGGGCAAGCCCTGAAAGGTGCAGAATGTGCTTTGTCTTGTAACACCGGCAAAAACCATGCCTGGAAGGTAAAGGTGGCTCCACACCCATAACTCAACTCCCTACAGTCCATGTTGACTCTTTCAGCAGGGCTGTACTTAAACATCTCCCCCACGTGACCTCCACCCCCCTTTCATTCACAATGACCCAAGTGCATGGAACTCACTGGGATGGTTGGAGCAGCTCCTCACATGTGCATGGAACCGTTGACCTTGAACTGCCACAAACACATTTAGGCAGCACTTGTCTGTGGCAGATTGGTGTCTGGCAAAGCGTTAACAACCCAGcttgtctctttctcttggCTGGGTTTGAAGCAGTCAGGCTCCACCAGCTTGAAGTGCAGAGCGGGAACCTGGCGAGTCCTTGGTACTGGTTTCGCTGGCTCAGCAGAAAACACTGCACccacaaagcagctcacaaaACGGTCGGGGGTCACCCAAAGTAACCTGTCTTTGTCACAACTATTCCATCTGCTGTGTACAGACACAACAAATGCACTCCCTCAGCGACTACGGCCACTTCTGAGATGTTCCAGCTTGGGAAGCAACATCTCTTTGCCATCTGTTCTCTACGTCAGCAGTTGCATGGTgtctctactctactctactcttgGTTCCAGATGACATGTGAGGGGTCCCATTTTCTGTCAAGGGCAGAAACAGAAGAGGCACCCTTTAACTCCTGCAGAGGGCAAGATGAGTAGCCTGTTTAGTGATGCATCCTGAGACTGTCCAAAAGTCTATGAACATACCAGTTTCTCAACAAAATATCTGAGGTAAGGCCAAGCATGTTTAGATCAGTTTATAATACCAAAGCTACCTAGAGCAGATGTGATTCCAGCTTTTTGACACCATTGTCCAAGGCACCTTGCACTGTCAGCACCGTTACTTTAGAGCGAGCACACTACCATTCATAGGACTTCACGCACAACTCAGTGCAATATTCAAAGGAACCAGAGTCACACTGGAATACAACCGTAAAAACAGTAGAGCAACCAAACATCAGTTTTCATGGAAGCATCCCAGTCTGTGCACATAACACCGGAGACAGGATAAAATGTGTGCAAACCTATGTGGGGTGGTAACCTTGACTGCCACCAGCCATTCCAGGAATCTGGTGTTGGCTTTCAGCTGCAGCACCAACTCCGAGACATGGGCAGGCCCCTGATCCAGAACCCCTCCCCACCGCTGCAGTCAACTCAAGTAGGTCATTGGCGGCACACAGCTCCCAGGACCGTCTGCAGCGACATCCGAGATGGAGGTCTCGCTaaggcttttctttttccagtgaCGCTAATGGATTTTAACGAAGGCAACGTGACTCTACACAGGAAGGCATTGCCACTTTGATAAgcgatggagggaaaaaaaaaaaaaaaatccgcagCAATGTAGCATACAGCTGTTTCATGCAGAGTTTTGGTATAAAATAGAATATTTTGGATGCGAAACACTGCAGAGCATAGTAGACCCCCCTAGAAAACTTGCCCTGGCAGACCATCTCTCTTCCACCCTTGTTTAGAAATAGTGGCCAAAATTCTAGTACATTCCTAAAAACTGCATGCAGTTCTGTTTTACAGTAAGTTTATACACAAGCAATAACActaaattttgcattttctagAACGTGCTCGTTTTCTCTGTGTACTGAAGGTTTTTTTGAAGGACACTTgggaaaaatttaataaataagtttatttacataaaatctcactgaatgaatgaatggactTTGCAAAACAAACCTTCTGAACAAAACTACTCCTCATTCCCCACCCTGCCTCTCCCCCTCGGCAAATTTAACTTCGGTTTACCAGCTGATGCAGGTAGCATTTTAATTCCTTTATTTTGCATCATGCCAAATATTAAAACAAGACGCATGTCCAAGTGAAGCAATGttaaacatcagaaagaaaatagaaaattataTTCATTGTGACTGAGgtaatccattttttttttttttagttggtATACCTTGCCATCACAGTGCAGAAACTGCACTAACACAATggctcagaggaaaaaaaaaaaaaataaaaaaaattgttcccttcattaggtcttcaaaggaagaagaaaaaaaatgaaatgcactgGTACACATTCTAGTTGTCACAAAGCAAAGCTAGTCAGGCTAGAGCCTTCACCCTTTGTTGGGACTTTCACAGGTCAACTCAAAGACAAGCAGCAAAGGCAGGATAGGGGACTGacagaagcaaaacaaacacgGAGGCACGCATTAAACAACCATTTAGTGTTTCAattctttacaaaaataaagcaaccaaaaacaaacaaaaatgaatgattatATGGATGATTTTAAGGTAAAGAAGGATGCTGTATATCTTTTGGACTGTTATAAAACCAGCCATTGTCATTacacataaataaaaggaatggcattgtaaaaaagaaaataaaaaatgaattgtCTTAAGTTACTAAATTCAAATATACACAGCGGATcctttattatatacatatgtacaatGTTTATGAAATACCTTAGCGGTGATACGAAGAGTTCTAAAGCGTCAGGTTTCCCTTTGTGTGGGTGCTAGTAACTGTGGCCAAGGGCCCCAAAGGCACTTTCTACTAATACCAATACTGAGATCTTCGTGCAGTTACTGAGAAGACAAGCGATGATACAAAGGCCACTCTAAAGGCACAACACCTGAAGCTCCCACAGCCCTTCGAGCCTGCCATGCACACAGTAAGGCAGGTTTTAGGTGGCTGgctgtagtagtagtaatataGGTGATGGGAGAAGAGTGCTGTCAACAGACAATTCTTCAATGTCTTTCCAAGACCGTGCCTTGTGGAACACATCGTGAAAGCCACATCATTTCCTCCAGAGAAACAGACAGCGCcctggcatttaaaaaaaaaatctgtaaagaaaaaaaaaaaaaatttacacaacACAATgccattttctcctttttcccctgTTCCATGCTCTTAACATTGAAAACAAATCTGGCCTCTTCTCACCTctggtaaaaagaaaaagaagcttttatttatttgtactgtaCATAGAAAATAACGTGAATATCAAAAGCAGTCTTCTGAGCTTTTCCCACAGAGCTTCAAATAAtttacaaagaggaaaaaaaataaaaattactttgaaaataatatgGAGCATTCCCCTCTTAATGCTGGTTCATACATAGTGGTCTTTGACCCCCTCGCTGCCTTTGGAATCATTGATGTTTTTGTAACGGTTGTCTTTGGGGCTATGGGCCGTCCGGTGAGGTCCTTTGAGAGGGGGGCTTCGGGCTGAGTAGACAGCCTGCATGGCAGTTTTTGAGTATTTAAGGGGGGGACACTTGTCCACTTCCATCCCCCCCGTCTCCAGCTCCTCCCCCTCAGATGCCACCCCATCACAAGTCCTATCATGGGAGAGCATGAGCTTCTGGCACTCTTGTGGAGCATCGCGGTTGTCTCTGGAGCGTGGGCGTGCCACAGGCCTCAGCACCTCCCACTGGTTGTTAACACTTTCCTCCACTGGTGCTCGGCGCCGCCTCTCACGCTCTTTTCTTCGCTTGCGGGTCCACCAGATGCAAATGGCGATGCAGAAGAGCCAGAGTACGCAGAAGAGCACGCACAACAGAGGCACCAAGTAGTCTGGTAGAAGCCAGGAAAGACAATCACATGGTCTTAGGACTTCTGCATCAGAGACGACCATGCTACACCGATACTTAAGGATTTGCCCACCTAAGAACCACCCTCCTGTGGTACCCATGAGGTTcagcatttaccctgaatttctccagaaaCAAATACTAAGGTGAATAAGCAGATAAAGAAGATATGGATAAAAAGTGCCATCTTAAACCATGTACATACCAGAACACAACCATCCCAGCAAACAATACCTGCTCAGCATtctagttcaaacaaaatgtttagaCAAGTAATGGCATGATTCCCTCCAGCTACCTTCTGAGAAGCTGGGCTTTAAACATTTGGACTGCTACCCCAGACAGGAATTAAATCCAACCTGTTTTATTGTGCAACTCAGGTGGACCCTGTCAAAAGAACTGCTGCAGGGGAAGTAGGAGTACAAGTCCACTGTctattgtgtttttaaattaaaaccatAAGTATGTTAGCATTGCAACATGCaaaagccataaaaaaaaaatctttgcatcACAGACATACATGTTTGAGAACTCAGTAAATTAACTACCTTGCTAAAGGCAGTTAAACTATCTTGTGGGTAgctgatggcatagtggttacagctgctgacCTCGGACCCAAgggtcacagattcaaatcccaccttcagcaaggtacttaacctaaactgctcctgtaaaagtcaccaagctgtataaaatgaataaattgtaagtagcttaatgtaagTGAAGTGTCAGCCAACTTAAATGCAAATACTCGTTTCACTTCAACAAAGGCTGTTTTCATACAGTAATTGTTTATGACCTATACACTGGAAATGCAACAATactgccatttttttccccctctaacTGAAGCTGCATGGACTTGCAAATAAGCACTACTAGGATTACAAAAGTCTGGTATACACATGTAGTAAGCctgaattttgcttttattcacaGCTTATTATATGAAATACTGCAAAAGTGCAGTCATTTAATGTTtgcaataaatactgtactttataaTTTGTGCAAGGGGGGGAATGACTTGGCAAAGGGAAATTTTTCCCCTCACCAGCCACAGTCCCACATAAACCGTTTAACTCACCAACTGACGGGGACATGACTTGGGTCTCCACCTTGACCTCCACGATAGCCAGCATGATGGTGCTGTTGTGGCGCTTTGACAGTTCGTTTACAATGGTGCTGGCCACTTCCTGGATTGGGGTGTGGTCCTGCTCGTTCTGGAAGGACTTTGGAAGGAGAAGGGGTTAGACTGGGATTTTATGCACTTCTACTGTGGAATCACATGACATTAAGACATTTCAGTCCCCTCTTATCTCAATGCTGAACCTGCAGCAAGCTTCCACCCAAAACACCAATGTCACATCATTTTAGCATTCACAATAATTACGTCTCAGACCAGATCAGAGGGCAGGCAACTGGTGAATGTACAGAAGCTCAGACGGGCTGTGATGTGGTGGACAGATACTGTGATGTAACTGCACTGTGCGGCAGACGGGCAAATGCACAGCCTTGAAACAGGGGCAGTAAGGATCATACAGACCCTCTGGTGAATCCCAGAAACATGGCATAAACTAGAAAAATCTAATTTCCATCCATTAAGGGATCTGTGCACTGTAGCAGCTGATTCCCCTGTGTTTGGCTTGAAAGCAGAGAACCTGGGTGGCCAAACTAAACTTGTCAGAGTGAGGCCCTTGACATGCACACAGGCTCAAGCACAGGCAGCAAGTAGTAAGGTGTTCCCAGCTGGCTAAATGTGTAACAGATGTGTTAGTGGGTTTTTaaaagcaagaaagaaaaaaaaaaaaaaactttgaagcTTTTGTTCACTGAGCCAGCAGTCAGTAATCTAAGTAGTTAAATTAAGAACTTCTAGATTATGCTATATTGTCCGTGAAATGCGTATATGCAGACAAACCCTTCAGACCTATTCCTTAATGTATCctgaagaaaaatgttctgtaataGCATGAGTACAGAAGCATTAAACAATTTATGAGGGGGGGATGCACATATGCATTCACCCACAAAAATAATTAAGTGAACTCACTATGGCCACCTCCACAGCATCAGGATTGGAATAGGAGAGGTCACACAGCACCAAGAGGGAGTGCTCTCTTGCCACGGTACGAGTTGCTGGCAGATACCTCAGCTCTGTGCAGATGTTCTCAACAGTGGTGCCCTGGAGCCAACAAATGTGTGAAAACATGACTTTATACAAAAACACAGGGATAAGCAAAAAGTGATGCTACTTTACATTCAAGTAGCTGATATATTCTACCTCAGCAGTTCATTAAATCACCTATTCCACAAAATTAACTAGTGATTAATTCACTGACTGacaacagcattaaaaaaaactgaaagacacGCATATGATTTTGTCCTGAGGAATGGACATCTCCGCTGGACAAGTCCTGCTGGTGTCTTGGATAAGGAAGTCCTGAAAGAGGCTCACCACAGGAACCTTGTCCTTGCTGAAGATGAGTGTGATCCTAACGCAGCTGCTGTCCAAGTGATCACTCCTAGGCTCACACTTTGTGTCTATGGGGGCTGGGGGGTCAGATGAGGAGCAGATGCCCCAGTGGTGGCACGGGGGTGAGAAACAGGTCAGAAACTGATGCTGTTGGCACTCCTGTCCCCTGGGGCAGTGGGACTGCTCATGCCCCTGGGCGGTCTGTAGAAGGCATGGCAGACGACCACAGAGCACCTGCGAACGCAACACAGGCGGATGTTGaactgtccacacacacacacaatctttgGCAAGAGGATTCTGCAACGTCAGTTTTCTGAATGCATTCAgacatcaataaaaaaaaaaaaagccagtatGGTTTCAAGTGTTCCCATTAATATCAAATGGGGTATCAGTTAAATGCCATGAAAATAGTTTGTGCTATTAAGATGCAGTTGCAGGTATCCAACAATGAAAGGGCAAGCTAAGACTATAGCAACTGGGGGAAGGCATAGCATTGACAAAAAGTTGATGGCACTGCTCAACTGCAACGGACTGCCATACAGCCTGGAATGTACTCTGCCTAGCCGAGTGCATTATGCTTCAAGAATGACCCTGCTAAGGAAAAGCAGTTTTAGCATAGGGCTGTTCAAACAAAGTAAAAGCTTTGGCGTTCACTGTTTTGAGGGGAAAAGCCTACCTTAGTGCACTTGACATCTCCATTGATGCAATGGCAGGTATTGCACTCCTCATCCCACTGACTGCCGTGTGGATACTGCAGGTCCAAGTACCGACAAGCTTTCCCAAGGCCTACAACTGTACAGGAAACAAACTGGGATCAGTATGCAGTATCAGAAATATGCATGGAGTGTGCTGTTTGTAGGACCCTACTGCCATGCAATATACTATACATGTTTTATTAAACATGCTTGCATAAATATGCATAGTACAAAACATAACTGACTATTCAAAGTCTACAAAGCAAAAGAGACGCAGTACTTGAACAGAATAATGCAGGAGTACAAAAATGAGATGGGGCTTGCACTTCTTGGACAGTGCAAGTGATTTAGATACAGCAAGAAAGTTCGGGTCTCTTGCTTCCTGAAGGCAAGTTACTTACATTCCTCGCAGCGAGGCCCGGCTCGGCCAGGGGGACATATGCAGCGTACCCCATTGATCTCATCCACACAGGTGGCACCATAAGTACAAGGTGAAGACTGGCACTCATCAATGTCTGCATGGGGTGGAGGGGGATCAGAGATCATATAACAGGGCACTTGCATGTGTAATCTctttgaataaattaaacacCCCCAATCAACAGCAAATTTGTGAAACTTGACTGATCAACCCTAGATGGAGCCTCATGACATGGAAGGGACCCTTAGTCCCATCTCCCATGGTAATGAAGCTAACACATGCAGGAATGAGTCCCTCCGTTTCTTCTGAACATGTCCCTTTAAGAGTGAGTCAAGAAAGACTGGCATCGAGAAAGATGAGGGGAAACAAAGGATCCACTTCTTTGGTAAAGAGAGCAATGGGGGGTGCGTCAATGAATAATTCATCTGACCTCTCCGCTTACAGAAGTCAAAGGTTACAAAAAGCTTCAAAATCTAAGTTTTGAAAACAGGTTTCCAAACTGACAGCTCTCCAAGTCCCTCATCTcacgcacacaaacatacactggTACTTACTGATCCGGCAGTCCGGGCCTGCAAATCCAGGAGCGCATTCGCAGCGGAACCAGTTGACCCCATCCACACAGATGCCACCATTGTAGCTGCAGAAAGCAAGCAAATGTATGGCAACTTGTAACAAAAACTCACCAGACTGGTTGTGATAAAATAGTGGATTAAGTGGGTCTTTAGGGCAAGACATAGGACAGGAAGGCCGGTATCACAAAGACCGATCCTATTTATCAATACCctaaaaactgaactgaatctTCCAAGCAAGGTCCCACATCCCATGACCACTCCCAGGACCTTGGCTCAAAAATATATAACTGCAGAGAGGGTGTTTATAGTCCCCACCCTCCATTTTTCTGTGTCATTCTCCGATTAGCAAAAGCTCAGGTGGCCAAGCTGTCAGCTTAAAGGTTGATTTAGCAATGAAATtaaagggccagcaggtagtgtcATTAATCACTGGTTTGCCAAATGGAAAATTCTATGTTCAAATCCCAATCCAACTGTATTACCCTTGAagttaccctgatttgctccagtaaaaatcacccaacttcataaatggacaaataaccAAGTGGCTTAGTAAATGGTCTAACACCAAGTTGTGTTGGGTTTAACAGTAATGTAAAAGCATTACAAATTTCAGTCCTTGAACAAGCTGTAGAACAGATAGAACTGGATGAGCTATAGCTATGCAGGCCCCCCTTGGTGTTGAGAGACAGGACTGGGGGTGGTGCATTTGGAAATAGGACAGTAGCAACCATCCTGGCAAGTCTGAGAAGTATTCACCCTCTTCAAGTGAGACAAAGAGCCAGGGCTTGTTTAACCAAACTTACCATGGATGTGGGTTGCAGTCATTGGTATCtgcaagaagaagagaaaaactgaatgaaaggAAACCTTTTCCTCACGCACTTGTGTAGTTCACACATCTGCACTCAAAGTTGAATTACTACTGTGATCTAGTGCAGCTGATAAATAAGGCTACTGTTCAGTAGGTGTTAAATTTAGCTACTGATGGCTCAGTATTGCTACTTCCTACAGGACATCCATAGAAGAAAGCCAAAATAAACCAAATGGAGAACATTGATAGTTTCTGCAATGGAAACTACTAACTTTATGCTTTTCCATTTCATTCTGACGGGATGTGATTCATGAGGTAGGATCCCTACAGCTTCATAATGTATTACCGACTTGGCTTATCTAAgccctgatttaaaaaaaaaaaagtgggataTTGAGCTGTCAGTCAACATGTTAAACTCATATCTTAACTGAAGAGTGCCACACCACCACTACTATTGTGTTCCAGATCTGGGACACAAGAGTCTGGGGAAGAGGGAGGGGGCATACTTTGTGCACAAGTGGGTCCCTCCCAGCCATCCTTGCATATGCATGTGAAGGCATCACCTCCTCCAACACAGGTACCACCATTCTGACAGGGTCCAGATGCACAGGTGTTGTTCTTGGCTGCCATGAAAAAGGGGAGGGACAGAGGTTAAACAACTGGCATAGCAAATCCACCGCTAGTCAGTGACAAAAGGGCAGGAAATGTTAAAATCCACAAAGACTCCTCAGAGCAGAGGTGTGTGACAGCACAACAGTGTGCTCCACCTGACCGGACTCACCTGTATTGCAGGTGCTGCCGGTCCATCCTGGGGGACAGACGCAGTGGAAGGTGTCACCATGGTCATAGCATGTACCTCCATTACTGCAAGTACTGACATCGCACTGATTTTCACCTATGGGACACAAACAGCTGTGAGCAGTTATGTGAATGCATTCAAACATGTATGCATGTCAAGGCCCTCACTCACGTGAATGGCATGTCTTGCCCTTCCAGCCATCAGCACacttgcagtaaaaatcatTGACCAGGTCCACACAGTGTCCACCGTTCTTGCAAGGGTTGCGACTACACTCATTCACATCTGTAACAGGCATAGGGTGTCAGTCCCTctacagcacagtaaaaatatGCTGCCAGCAGACCAGCACGCACAGTAAAGAACCAGCTCACCAAGGCTACACAGATCTCCCTCCCAGCCATCAGGACAGAAGCACTGAAAGGAATTAATGCCATCGATACAGGTGCCTCCATTCTGGCAGGGGTTCGACAGGCAATCATTGATGTCTGAAAGATCAGAAGAGATAGGGAGACTGGGTGATGAAGAAACCACCCAATGACTGCCTTTCCAGGGGGTACAGCAGAAGGCAAAGACCTACTCTCGTGGCAGTAGGTCCCAGTAAAGCCGTGCTCGCAGGCACAGGTGAAGTTGCCAGCTGGCTGGCTGATGCAGCGACCACGGGGACCACACACGTTGGATGAAATATGCCACA encodes the following:
- the jag2b gene encoding protein jagged-2b isoform X1 codes for the protein MWNSIRITNSVLSVCLVLTLWSKVSWGSGSFELQLISVQNVNGELSDGSCCDGARDPADLRCARDPCDTYFRVCLKEYQTKVTTTGPCTYGSGSTGVLGGNSFHFKISRNGQSGLSDAGKITIPFQFAWPRAYTLILEAWDWDNNTVTAWPNNVLRGAGEELLIERSIRKGVINPGDGGRTIHHNGPVASFEYSINVRCDDNYYGHKCNKQCRPRDDYFGHYVCDQFGNQVCMEGWMGQDCRTAICKQGCNLLYGTCSTPGTCTCRYGWQGQFCDECQPYPGCVHGTCVKPWECKCEKNWGGLLCNKDLNYCGTHQPCVNGGTCMNTEPDEYNCACPNGYSGKNCEIAEHACVSNPCANKGTCHEVPDGFECHCPPGWSGITCAIDTDECASNPCAQGGTCIDRENGFECICPPQWAGKTCQIDANECVEGKPCLNAYSCKNFIGGYHCYCFPEWTGQNCDININSCHGQCQNGATCKEGPKGYQCLCPPGFVGKHCEIQRNKCASLPCQNGGHCHTLLDSFVCDCPVGYSGTMCEVRSNPCSPNPCQNKAVCHSLLDDYYCACPEAYEGKNCSSLKDHCKTTPCEVIDSCTIAVATNTTEEGVWHISSNVCGPRGRCISQPAGNFTCACEHGFTGTYCHENINDCLSNPCQNGGTCIDGINSFQCFCPDGWEGDLCSLDVNECSRNPCKNGGHCVDLVNDFYCKCADGWKGKTCHSRENQCDVSTCSNGGTCYDHGDTFHCVCPPGWTGSTCNTAKNNTCASGPCQNGGTCVGGGDAFTCICKDGWEGPTCAQNTNDCNPHPCYNGGICVDGVNWFRCECAPGFAGPDCRINIDECQSSPCTYGATCVDEINGVRCICPPGRAGPRCEEFVGLGKACRYLDLQYPHGSQWDEECNTCHCINGDVKCTKVLCGRLPCLLQTAQGHEQSHCPRGQECQQHQFLTCFSPPCHHWGICSSSDPPAPIDTKCEPRSDHLDSSCVRITLIFSKDKVPVGTTVENICTELRYLPATRTVAREHSLLVLCDLSYSNPDAVEVAISFQNEQDHTPIQEVASTIVNELSKRHNSTIMLAIVEVKVETQVMSPSVDYLVPLLCVLFCVLWLFCIAICIWWTRKRRKERERRRRAPVEESVNNQWEVLRPVARPRSRDNRDAPQECQKLMLSHDRTCDGVASEGEELETGGMEVDKCPPLKYSKTAMQAVYSARSPPLKGPHRTAHSPKDNRYKNINDSKGSEGVKDHYV